A genomic segment from Pyrodictium occultum encodes:
- a CDS encoding V-type ATPase subunit, whose translation MRLSYEGLGAEYLYSKAMVGKTLSYEDDLRALLAQYTGDEATLELFRATKLARYLPPAGERLEPGAVERAALRYYMDALETLRGRTPGYSEAVYHAYRLVVVARDVELIARRRLQGEAPPSPGELIHPEAPETAAARRQAEEGADPAAVLAAAGMSEAAKLLQRARDAKLLSVAVELELLQAFNRARRAVRTEAGREIVGARQDIYAARAAATLVAASIDKSTVSLYTSVLDTYKLPRRKLIDAIEASDAESVENILLEAAGTGPSEGLSALEAFIASRRRENRASAKTIFIREPLSLDVVAGFAELFLLDAEDAIAIALAGYSRQPKSIVTGLLSF comes from the coding sequence TTGAGGCTCAGCTACGAAGGTCTTGGCGCTGAGTATCTCTACTCCAAGGCTATGGTCGGGAAGACCCTCAGCTACGAGGACGACCTCCGGGCGCTCCTGGCCCAGTACACTGGGGACGAGGCCACCCTCGAGCTCTTCCGGGCCACGAAGCTGGCCCGCTACCTCCCCCCGGCAGGGGAGAGGCTGGAGCCCGGTGCGGTAGAGAGGGCCGCCCTCCGCTACTACATGGATGCACTCGAGACGCTGAGGGGCAGAACCCCCGGCTACTCGGAGGCGGTCTACCACGCCTACCGCCTCGTGGTAGTGGCCCGCGACGTGGAGCTTATAGCCAGGAGGAGGCTGCAGGGCGAGGCCCCTCCCTCCCCGGGCGAGCTCATCCACCCCGAGGCGCCGGAGACGGCGGCCGCGCGCCGGCAGGCGGAGGAGGGCGCGGACCCCGCGGCGGTGCTAGCGGCGGCGGGGATGAGCGAGGCCGCCAAGCTTCTCCAGCGCGCGAGGGACGCCAAGCTTCTCAGCGTGGCGGTGGAGCTAGAGCTGCTCCAGGCATTCAACAGGGCGAGGAGGGCCGTTAGGACGGAGGCTGGGAGGGAGATAGTAGGCGCCCGGCAGGACATCTACGCCGCCCGCGCCGCCGCCACGCTCGTGGCGGCGAGCATCGACAAGAGCACTGTCTCGCTCTACACAAGCGTGCTCGACACCTACAAGCTCCCCAGGAGGAAGCTCATAGACGCGATAGAGGCCAGCGACGCGGAATCCGTGGAGAACATACTCCTAGAGGCTGCGGGCACCGGGCCCAGCGAGGGCCTATCAGCCCTGGAGGCCTTCATAGCCAGCAGGCGCAGGGAGAACAGGGCGAGCGCCAAGACCATCTTCATCAGGGAGCCCCTCTCCCTCGACGTGGTCGCGGGGTTCGCCGAGCTCTTCCTCCTCGACGCCGAGGACGCCATAGCCATAGCCCTGGCGGGCTACAGCAGGCAGCCCAAGAGCATAGTGACGGGCCTCCTTTCCTTCTAG
- a CDS encoding V-type ATP synthase subunit I: MAASTLIAQPTSPVSVIVAREALADTLKLLAECGCLHPEPLEAEGALSQTLRHLRSELESLAQRLLELLRAAEEAGAGAAEGEQVLKISREADIGLSRLLGEIDRAVRDVESLVERLSQLRNPESELAEMLAALEAYSFINIDIEALKRNSYIRAKVYRVPRGSVAGFIADLEAIGAIAGLHATGIEEGMETVVVAYPTWLEAEVGKAALRSRAVPLEVPEGLPRIPAEAISRVRRELEELPLALRRHAPRIREALVKVEAAKRLLSLLEATRITRLLAVINGYIAPGREGDLEEALASLGGGYTALVYEETGGSRGHGGEAGEKLPPSYFRVSEKLAPFASLLEMAGYPRPREFVPAVLMAFTLPLVYGLMFPDMGHGLVLLLAGYYLFYRKMGDRNNGRLLMLFGAVAMATGFLAGEFFGPLPAVAGWLNAIWHGHPPLASPLHPFAEELAAGTAGENLAGEATLLIYNAIYLSVALGALLMALSSWVSVANGVLIGDKEITAVGLGKALVFTGIAVVFLVGGAVGHGATPLERAGSVLYDAGLALVPKTSLGMAARLMVTIGLLLALAAPALFGHGSAGERVMNGIVEAFDILLMAIGNTASFMRIMGLMLAHSGLMFGFAILAVVGGPVLGGIAYIFGNILVIGLEALVAYAHSLRLHFYEMFSKFYLDGGRPYTPVKLPENVRLVVE; this comes from the coding sequence ATGGCCGCGTCCACGCTCATAGCCCAGCCCACCAGCCCGGTGTCGGTGATAGTGGCTAGGGAGGCGCTAGCCGACACCCTCAAGCTGCTGGCCGAGTGCGGCTGCCTCCACCCGGAGCCCCTCGAGGCGGAGGGGGCGCTCTCGCAGACCCTACGCCACCTGCGCAGCGAGCTGGAGTCGCTGGCGCAGCGGCTCCTCGAGCTCCTGCGCGCCGCTGAGGAGGCTGGGGCGGGCGCCGCCGAGGGGGAGCAGGTTCTCAAGATCAGCCGTGAGGCCGACATCGGGCTCTCTAGGCTCCTAGGCGAGATAGACAGAGCTGTGAGGGACGTGGAGTCGCTTGTGGAGAGGCTCTCCCAGCTCCGGAACCCCGAGTCCGAGCTGGCCGAGATGCTGGCCGCGCTGGAGGCCTACAGCTTCATAAACATCGATATCGAGGCGTTGAAGAGGAACAGCTACATACGGGCCAAGGTCTACCGCGTCCCCCGGGGCTCAGTGGCGGGCTTCATAGCCGACCTTGAGGCAATCGGAGCCATAGCAGGCCTCCATGCCACCGGGATAGAGGAGGGAATGGAGACGGTTGTGGTCGCCTACCCCACATGGCTTGAGGCGGAGGTCGGCAAGGCCGCTCTCCGGAGCAGGGCAGTGCCCCTAGAGGTGCCCGAGGGCCTGCCGAGAATCCCCGCCGAGGCCATAAGCAGGGTGCGCAGGGAGCTGGAGGAACTGCCCCTGGCTCTCCGGCGCCACGCCCCCAGGATCCGGGAGGCGCTCGTAAAGGTTGAGGCTGCCAAGAGGCTGCTCAGCCTCCTCGAGGCCACCCGTATAACCAGGCTGCTCGCCGTGATCAACGGGTACATCGCCCCCGGGAGGGAGGGAGACCTCGAGGAGGCCCTCGCCAGCCTGGGCGGGGGCTACACGGCCCTGGTGTACGAGGAGACCGGGGGAAGCAGGGGCCACGGAGGAGAGGCCGGGGAGAAGCTGCCCCCGAGCTACTTCAGGGTTAGCGAGAAGCTGGCACCCTTCGCCAGCCTACTCGAGATGGCCGGGTACCCGAGGCCCCGCGAGTTCGTGCCAGCGGTGCTGATGGCCTTCACGCTGCCCCTAGTCTATGGCCTCATGTTCCCCGACATGGGTCACGGCCTCGTCCTGCTGCTGGCCGGCTACTACCTCTTCTACAGGAAGATGGGTGATAGGAACAATGGCCGACTACTCATGCTGTTCGGCGCGGTAGCCATGGCCACCGGCTTCCTCGCCGGCGAGTTCTTCGGCCCCCTGCCGGCAGTAGCCGGCTGGCTGAACGCCATATGGCATGGCCACCCGCCGCTGGCCAGCCCGCTACACCCCTTCGCCGAGGAGCTGGCGGCGGGGACGGCGGGCGAGAACCTGGCCGGAGAGGCCACGCTGCTCATATACAATGCAATCTACCTCTCGGTGGCGCTTGGAGCCCTGCTGATGGCGCTATCCTCCTGGGTCTCTGTGGCCAACGGCGTGTTGATAGGCGACAAGGAGATAACCGCAGTGGGCCTCGGCAAGGCCCTAGTGTTCACCGGTATAGCGGTAGTCTTCCTTGTAGGCGGTGCCGTGGGTCATGGGGCTACCCCGCTGGAGAGGGCTGGATCGGTGCTCTACGATGCAGGCCTGGCCCTCGTGCCTAAGACGAGCCTGGGCATGGCGGCGAGGCTGATGGTTACCATAGGCCTCCTGCTGGCGCTGGCGGCGCCGGCGCTCTTCGGCCACGGCTCCGCGGGGGAGAGGGTTATGAACGGTATAGTGGAGGCCTTCGACATACTGCTCATGGCTATAGGCAACACGGCATCCTTCATGCGAATAATGGGCCTAATGCTGGCCCACAGCGGCCTCATGTTCGGCTTTGCTATACTAGCGGTGGTCGGCGGCCCGGTACTAGGCGGTATAGCCTACATCTTCGGCAACATACTAGTGATAGGCCTAGAGGCGCTGGTTGCCTACGCGCACTCGCTGAGGCTCCACTTCTACGAGATGTTCAGCAAGTTCTACCTCGACGGCGGCAGGCCCTACACGCCAGTGAAGCTGCCGGAGAACGTGAGGCTGGTGGTTGAGTAG
- a CDS encoding V-type ATP synthase subunit F encodes MAARRVVVVADTYTVYAFRLLGVEGYSVNSPREAARVVESLIPREDVGLVLLSAEYFDEAREAVDRFRRARSDAVIARLPTVREPGRPMDVQRELLRALGMG; translated from the coding sequence TTGGCGGCAAGGCGTGTGGTGGTTGTAGCCGACACCTACACGGTCTACGCCTTCCGCCTCCTAGGGGTGGAGGGCTATAGCGTGAACTCGCCCCGCGAAGCCGCCAGGGTTGTCGAGAGCCTCATACCCCGCGAGGACGTGGGCCTCGTCCTGCTCTCGGCCGAGTACTTTGACGAGGCGAGGGAGGCTGTGGATAGGTTCCGCCGCGCCCGCAGCGACGCGGTGATAGCCCGGCTCCCCACGGTCCGCGAGCCGGGCAGGCCCATGGATGTTCAGAGGGAGCTTCTCAGGGCACTAGGCATGGGGTGA
- a CDS encoding V-type ATP synthase subunit E — translation MAARIRLIGSPEKLVDEVIERARRNAEARMNEALEAARKILDKAFEESLSRLEEELRRSARSASERLESFAARHEVELRKKIAKLRAEAVEEALRQALEKLRSTVGEEEYTGFLARLLEEAARRLAAEYRELVVVPAGPDREAVKRAVKRARLPGGVKASLADETVEGIGGFIIRARGGPSLDYRLDVVLSTAVEEARSRIASILFEE, via the coding sequence ATGGCTGCGCGCATCCGGCTGATAGGCAGCCCGGAGAAGCTCGTCGACGAGGTTATTGAGAGGGCTAGGAGGAACGCCGAGGCCAGGATGAACGAGGCGCTGGAGGCAGCTAGGAAGATACTCGACAAGGCCTTCGAGGAGAGCCTTAGCCGGCTGGAGGAGGAGCTGAGGAGGAGCGCGAGGAGCGCGAGCGAGAGACTGGAGTCATTCGCCGCGCGCCACGAGGTGGAGCTCCGGAAGAAGATAGCGAAGCTGCGCGCCGAGGCTGTAGAGGAGGCGCTGAGGCAGGCCCTCGAGAAGCTGCGCAGCACTGTGGGCGAGGAGGAGTATACCGGCTTCCTAGCCAGGCTGCTCGAGGAGGCTGCCAGGAGACTCGCCGCCGAGTATAGGGAGCTGGTGGTGGTGCCGGCGGGGCCTGACAGGGAGGCGGTGAAGAGGGCGGTGAAGAGGGCGCGGCTCCCCGGCGGGGTCAAGGCGTCCCTGGCGGACGAGACCGTGGAGGGTATAGGCGGCTTCATAATACGCGCCCGGGGCGGCCCCTCGCTGGATTACCGGCTGGACGTGGTGCTCTCAACGGCAGTAGAGGAGGCTAGGTCCAGGATTGCCAGCATTCTTTTTGAAGAGTAG
- a CDS encoding ATP synthase subunit A yields MPVKGRIIRVAGPLVVAEGMQGVQMYEMVEVGEERLVGEVNRIVGDKAYIQVYETTTGIKPGEPVYGTGAPLSVELGPGLIGRIYDGIQRPLDAIRDQTKSIFIRRGVKVPALDRGRKWSFKPSGLRPGDKVSGGDVLGEVPETSLVTHRVLVPPGVHGVLRWIASEGEYTVEDTIAEVEAGDDRKFEIKLYHRWPVRRPRPVVEKMDPVEPLITGLRVIDTMFPMAKGGTGAIPGPFGSGKTVTLQSLAKWSSAKIVIYIGCGERGNEMTEVLETFPELQDPWTGKPMMERTILIANTSNMPVAAREASIYTGITMAEYYRDMGYDVLLVADSTSRWAEALREIAGRLEEMPAEEGYPSYLASRLAEFYSRAGRVRVPGKPERVGSVTVVGAVSPPGGDFTEPVTANTKRFIRVFWALDAKLAYSRHYPAINWLLSYSAYVETVAKWWHENISPKWLEYRNTAYELLLREDELREIVRLVGTEGLSEKDKLVLEVARIIREGFLQQNAFDKIDAFATPQKQWKQLETIIDFYKAALDALDHGMTVKEIREKLADKIREFIMARFNVPNDRLEELDRIKQELLKGLEELMEQRGSLAAAPTA; encoded by the coding sequence ATGCCCGTGAAGGGTAGGATTATCCGCGTGGCCGGCCCCCTCGTGGTAGCCGAGGGCATGCAGGGCGTGCAGATGTACGAGATGGTCGAGGTAGGCGAGGAGAGGCTCGTAGGCGAGGTCAACAGGATAGTGGGTGACAAGGCCTACATCCAGGTCTACGAGACCACCACCGGCATCAAGCCGGGCGAGCCCGTCTACGGCACCGGGGCCCCTCTAAGCGTGGAACTCGGCCCCGGGCTTATAGGCAGGATATATGACGGCATCCAGAGGCCCCTCGACGCTATAAGGGATCAGACGAAGAGCATATTCATACGTAGAGGCGTCAAGGTCCCCGCCCTCGACCGTGGCAGGAAATGGAGCTTCAAGCCTTCCGGGCTCAGGCCGGGCGACAAGGTGTCCGGCGGGGACGTGCTGGGCGAGGTCCCCGAGACTTCTCTCGTCACACACCGCGTCCTCGTGCCGCCGGGAGTGCATGGCGTGCTCCGCTGGATAGCCTCGGAGGGCGAGTACACGGTAGAGGACACTATAGCCGAGGTGGAGGCGGGCGACGACAGGAAGTTTGAAATCAAGCTATACCACCGCTGGCCCGTCCGCAGGCCCAGGCCTGTAGTGGAGAAAATGGATCCCGTGGAGCCGCTGATCACGGGCCTCCGCGTTATAGACACCATGTTCCCCATGGCTAAAGGCGGTACCGGCGCCATACCTGGGCCCTTCGGCAGCGGGAAGACCGTGACCCTCCAGAGCCTGGCGAAGTGGAGCTCCGCGAAGATAGTCATCTACATAGGCTGCGGCGAGCGCGGCAACGAGATGACCGAGGTGCTGGAGACCTTCCCAGAGCTGCAGGACCCCTGGACGGGCAAGCCCATGATGGAGCGCACTATACTGATAGCCAACACTAGCAACATGCCTGTCGCGGCTAGGGAGGCCAGCATCTATACCGGCATAACCATGGCTGAGTACTATAGAGACATGGGCTACGACGTGCTCCTAGTAGCTGACTCCACCAGCCGTTGGGCGGAGGCACTCCGCGAGATAGCAGGCCGCCTCGAGGAGATGCCCGCCGAGGAGGGCTACCCGAGCTACCTGGCCTCCAGGCTGGCAGAGTTCTACAGCCGTGCTGGCCGCGTCCGCGTCCCCGGCAAGCCGGAGCGCGTGGGCAGCGTGACGGTGGTCGGGGCCGTCTCGCCGCCCGGCGGCGACTTCACCGAGCCCGTTACCGCTAACACTAAGAGGTTCATCCGTGTCTTCTGGGCGCTAGACGCCAAGCTGGCCTACAGCAGGCACTACCCGGCTATAAACTGGCTACTCAGCTACTCCGCCTACGTCGAGACCGTGGCCAAGTGGTGGCACGAGAACATTAGCCCCAAGTGGCTGGAGTACCGCAACACCGCCTACGAGCTGCTGCTCCGCGAGGACGAGCTGAGGGAGATAGTGAGGCTCGTCGGCACTGAGGGCCTCAGCGAGAAGGACAAGCTGGTGCTCGAGGTAGCTAGGATCATAAGGGAGGGCTTCCTCCAGCAGAACGCGTTCGACAAGATAGACGCGTTCGCAACACCGCAGAAGCAGTGGAAGCAGCTGGAGACTATAATAGACTTCTACAAGGCCGCCCTCGACGCCCTCGACCACGGCATGACCGTGAAGGAGATACGCGAGAAGCTCGCAGACAAGATACGCGAGTTCATAATGGCTAGGTTCAACGTGCCCAACGACAGGCTGGAGGAGCTTGACAGGATAAAGCAGGAGCTGCTCAAGGGCCTGGAGGAGCTTATGGAGCAGCGCGGCTCCCTGGCCGCGGCCCCCACAGCCTAG